TGTCACGTCGTCCATATGCGTCAGGCTACCCGACGGTGCCGTATAGCCGTTTGGCCGGCGGAGGAGAGAGAGAAAATGGACGAGGAGACAGGAGAGCAAGTCACGGCAAGGGAAGGAGGCGAGAACGGTGACCGGACCGCTAACTGACCTAGCCGAAGATCTCACCACGCCGGTCGTGAATCATCTCCGCCGCCACCTCGTCCGCGATGGATTCGTCGAACTCGCGTTCGAGCAACCACAGTCCGAGATCGATTCCCGACGTAACTCCGCCCGCGGTGAGTACGTCGCCATCGTCGACTACCCGCTCGTCGACCACGTTCGCGGCCGTTTCCTCGAGGTCGTCCACCGCAGCAGGGTGGGTCGTCGCGGGTCGGCCCTCGAGTAGGCCCGCCTCAGCAAGAATCATCGCACCGGTGCAAACGGAGGCGACCGTCGCACCGTTCGTGTAGCACTCGTCGACTGCGGCCGGCAGTTCCCCCTCGTCGACGACGAGTCGGACGCCGCCGGTCGAGGTCGTCCAGCCCCCGCCGGGGACAAGCAGGAGGTCGGGGTTGCCCAGCGTGCCGTCGGGTTCGACCCGCAGGTCGTGACTGGCGGTCACGAGGTCGGTCTCCTCGAGTGTCACGAGATTTGTGTCGATCGATGCGCCGGCTTGCGCGCCGTTCTCGAGTACCTCGTAGGGACCAATCGCGTCGAGTTCGTCGAAACCATCGAAGAGGATGATTTCAGCGGTAATGTCGACCATGTCAGAGTGGTCACGGCCACGGAAGAAACGTGTTTTGCCGGACGGAGATCTGTGCGGGGTAGTCCTCGGAGCCCTTCCACCCGGTCGCAACCCTCTCACCCGGTCAGGTGTGATAGCCATCCCTGTTATCGAGTGTTTTTTCTCCTAACACAATCTGCACGCAGCTATGGTAGACCAAGCAGCCCAGGAACGCGTCGCCGAGTTCATCGCCACACACGACCTCGAAGCCCCGCCCGAGTTCAGATTGCTCGATCTCACCTCCGAGGTCGGCGAGCTCGCGAAGGACGCGAACACGTCGACCGAGTACGGCTCGGAGCCCACAGACTTCGACCTCTCCTCGGACGAGATTGGCGACGTGCTGTTCGCGCTGCTCGCGCTTGCAGAGTCGGTCGACATCGACGCAGACGCGGCACTGGACGAAGCCCTCGCAAAGTACGAGGAGAGACTTGCAGCAGACGGTGTGGAGTCGCCTGGGTCGGAAACCGGCGAGGAGTGAGGGGGAGAAGTACAGGTACAGGTTCAGATCAGATTCAGGACCAGGTGCAGATTTGGCCGCCGATTCAGCACCGGTCACACACTCGCGGACCGAATACAGCCTATGGACCGCGCTCAGAGGTTGCCCTCACCTGGACTCGGCATCGTCTCTTCTTTCTGGCCCGCTGTTTCCGATTCACCAGAGGACTCCGAAGTCGGCTGGTCACGGTCGTGTTCGTTCCGACGGAGTGCAACGGCGAGGACGGCTGCGGAGAAGACGACCAAGACAACCGACAGCGTTCCGCCGCCGTTGACAACCACGAGTCCGAGTGCTGTGAGAAGGCCCACAGTGAAGAGCGCCCCATAGATGTTTAGTCGGGGAACGGCTGTGTTTGAATCTCCCATAACGCTCCGTTTGTTGGATATCTGTATAATTCTTGTTTGTCACACGCCAAATGCGCTGATTATTTCGACGATAGCTCGAGAAGCCAACGTCTGCAGAAGAAAAATGACCGATCCACAGGGAGTGATCGGGCTCTGCACCAAGACTACGGCGCGACGATCGCGTCCGTCTCGAGTACCGTCGCCGCTGCTGCCTGCACGTCGGCGAGTATCGGCTTCGGCGCGTAGACGCCGAGCCGCCAGGTTTCCCGGGCGCAGGCATCGAGGCCGGCGACGAGCGAAGAGCGCTCCTCGAGTCGCTGGAGGTCGCCGTCGACGACGATTTTGGCGCGCGATTCGGGAGAACTTGGTTCAGACGGGCTGTCGAGGATAACCGCGGACGGATCGACGCCTGCGAGTTCGGCAATCTCTCGCTCGAGGCTGCGCGTGCGGGCGTACTCGAGTCCGACGAACTCGTCCGTTACGTCGTCGCGGGGTGCCCAGATCGCGCGCTTGTAGAGCGTTCGCTCCCGGAGCCGGCGCTCCAGGTCGGCCGTCGGCTCGTGTTCGGCGAGCAACGAGAAGAGTTCCGAGTCGGTGAGGCGGGCGAATTTCTCGGGGGAGATGACCTCGTCGCGCAGCACGCGCTCGCTCGCTCGGTCGAGCATCGCGCCCGCGATTCGAGAGACGTGGTGGCCGTAGACGGTCGCGTTCATCAGTGTGCGAGCGATCAGCGCGCTTTCCGCGGTCGCGACGTTGCCCGCCTCGAGTGCGAGTTCGCCGTCGACGGTCCGGAGCGCATAGAGCAGCCGCGAGTGGTCGATCGTACCGTAGGGGACGCCGGTGTGGTGGGCGTCGCGAACGAGGTAGTCCATCCGATCGACGTCGAGTGAGCCGGAGACGAGTTCACCGAGCGGGCCGCGACCGTCGACCGTGGCGGCGACGGCTTCAGGGTCGAGCCCCTGCTCCTCGAGTACGTCGCCGACCTCGCTGTCGGTGAGCAGCCACTCGATCTCGTCGTGGTGGCGGCCGACGTGGCGTTCGATCGCGGCCTCGGTCTGGTGACCGAAGGGGCCGTGGCCGACGTCGTGGACGAGCGCAGCGGCACGGAGACGGTCCGCGAGCTGATCGTCGAGCTCGAGCTGGTCGACGGCGCGAGAGGCGAGGTGGTAGACGCCGAGACTGTGCTCGAAGCGAGTGTGGTTCGCGGAGGGGTAGACGAGCTGGACGGTGCTCAGTTGCCGAACGTAGCGCAGGCGCTGCATGGGCGCGGTGTCGAGCAGCGCCTCCCCGGTGGGACAGAGTTCGATATAGTCGTGAACGCTGTCCTTGATCGTCGTCGCTGTCGTGGTCATACCCCTACTCTGCAGCAGTGGTTCTTAGATACGGTGATCCCACGTTCGTGTGAGGTTTGTGAGAGTACGCCAGGAGAGGAACCACGCATGCGCCGTCAGGCCACAGAGGCCCTCACACCCTCACAGCACGTGCTCGTCGATCTGTCGATACGTCTCCTCGAGTGTCCCCGAGTTGTCGACGACGACGTGGTCGCGCTCGATTGAGTCGAACGTTTCGCGCAACTGGAGGTGTTGTTCGAACTGCGCATCGCTAATCGTGTCCGTGCGTTCCTCGATGCGTTCCTTGACGACATCGAGGTTGCAGTCGACGTAGACGAACTCGCAGTCGACGCCAGTTTCGTCGGCCATCGCCGTGGCCTGCTCACGGTGCGGCCGAGACTGGAACGTCGCATCGAGGACGACGTTCGAGCCGGACTCGAGTGCAGACTGGGCGCACTCGAGCAGGGCGTCGTACGTCGCGTCGGTCTCTTCAGGCGTATAGGACGGGTCGGGAAAGAGCTGCTTGCGTACCTGGTCGGTTCGGTAGCGTTCTGCGTCGATCTGTTCGGCAGTGTAGCCTGAGGCGGCCGATTTGCCGACGCCTGGCAAACCGCAGTAGACGATCAACGTTGCGCGAGACACGGTGGTTCATCCGTAAGAACACTACTAAACCGAACCGATTTGCCGGCAGCGAGATGGTCCGTCACACGTTGAGCCGGTACAGACCGCGTCACAATCGATCGAAACCGCTCAACCGACAAAAGTAGAAATGAGGTCCTGATTACCGGAGCAGCGAGTCTGCCATCCGATTCGGGAACCCGGTGATGAGCTCGCGAATACTCTGTTTCTCCTGGTCGGAGCGCAGTCGTGCACGCAGTCGCTGGCTGAAGAGTTCGACGATG
The DNA window shown above is from Natrialba magadii ATCC 43099 and carries:
- a CDS encoding DJ-1/PfpI family protein, with protein sequence MVDITAEIILFDGFDELDAIGPYEVLENGAQAGASIDTNLVTLEETDLVTASHDLRVEPDGTLGNPDLLLVPGGGWTTSTGGVRLVVDEGELPAAVDECYTNGATVASVCTGAMILAEAGLLEGRPATTHPAAVDDLEETAANVVDERVVDDGDVLTAGGVTSGIDLGLWLLEREFDESIADEVAAEMIHDRRGEIFG
- a CDS encoding HD domain-containing protein encodes the protein MTTTATTIKDSVHDYIELCPTGEALLDTAPMQRLRYVRQLSTVQLVYPSANHTRFEHSLGVYHLASRAVDQLELDDQLADRLRAAALVHDVGHGPFGHQTEAAIERHVGRHHDEIEWLLTDSEVGDVLEEQGLDPEAVAATVDGRGPLGELVSGSLDVDRMDYLVRDAHHTGVPYGTIDHSRLLYALRTVDGELALEAGNVATAESALIARTLMNATVYGHHVSRIAGAMLDRASERVLRDEVISPEKFARLTDSELFSLLAEHEPTADLERRLRERTLYKRAIWAPRDDVTDEFVGLEYARTRSLEREIAELAGVDPSAVILDSPSEPSSPESRAKIVVDGDLQRLEERSSLVAGLDACARETWRLGVYAPKPILADVQAAAATVLETDAIVAP
- a CDS encoding MazG-like family protein; its protein translation is MVDQAAQERVAEFIATHDLEAPPEFRLLDLTSEVGELAKDANTSTEYGSEPTDFDLSSDEIGDVLFALLALAESVDIDADAALDEALAKYEERLAADGVESPGSETGEE
- a CDS encoding AAA family ATPase produces the protein MSRATLIVYCGLPGVGKSAASGYTAEQIDAERYRTDQVRKQLFPDPSYTPEETDATYDALLECAQSALESGSNVVLDATFQSRPHREQATAMADETGVDCEFVYVDCNLDVVKERIEERTDTISDAQFEQHLQLRETFDSIERDHVVVDNSGTLEETYRQIDEHVL